The candidate division KSB1 bacterium DNA segment CGGGCAAGCTGTTCCTCGAAGAACTGGCGCAAGGTGGGCAAGTCAAGCGGTTTGAGCATTCGGGGCAATTTCTCGACGAGGGAGACGTTTTCAAGCGCGCGTGCCATCCAATATTCGTCGAGACCAACATGCTTCTTTTGAGTATGAGCGAAAAGTTCGTCAAACGGCATAAATTCCTGACAAAGGAAATAAACGTCTACAAAATCTTTCGCTTCATGTCGGTCAAACAACGCGGAGAATTTGTTGCAAGCAATGTCGAGCAAGTTGTCAATATTGATGCCGAATGTCATATTCACGGCGAATTTTCAAGCTTCCGGAAAGGGCGTTTGCGATGGAATCAAGTATTGGACGAACGCGTGAGACCGCACCTGGAACTTCAGTGAAGAAATCCAGATCTTCAGAAAATCGATGCTGTAAATAAAAGTGCGCCAGTGTGGTGCCGCCCGTCAGAAAAAAATCTTTTGTTAGTTCAGTTCTCGAAAAGGCATCCAAAAACCGGCGTTGCAGTGGCGTCAAAATGTTAGGCGTATCGGCCACGGATCTCTTTGAAGTAACGTTCCCAAAAACGTCGCGTTGTATTGGATATATTAAGTATTGGAAGATAGCGCTCAATCAAAGCAAAGCTTATACCTCGCAAGTCCTGGCCATTCCCCTGGTTGAGGACACGGGCAAGATACCATTTGAAAAAGGTTTCGGTTTGAAACTCCTCTTCAGTAAAGGAGTAATCCCATATAAGATCGGGATTGACGGGAACGTTGTAAATTGTTTTGAGCATTGTTGTGTTAGTCATTTGAAACCGTGCGATCTTGACTCAGCAGCCTACAATCAAAAATTTAATGTGAGCACGTGAGACATGCAAGAAGAATCTTTCATAATCTTTGGGAAACTAGGCTTTGACAAATTCGTGCTTGATTCTTCAAATATGCTTATGCGCATTTGAATGGCTGCAGATGACCTCGGCTTTCCGGATATCAAGAACGCCATTCTCGAGGGCCGAATAGGGCGAAAATTTACTCGCGATATACGCGGAACACGCTATGAAGTGGCAGGGCCTGCACTTGACGGCAGAGAAACCTCGATCATTTGTCGCATCAAAAGCACGGGCAAACTTCTATTCATCACAACTTATGTTTAAGGTGATAAAATGAAAACACAAAAAAATAACTATAACTATGGTGAATGCGAAATATGCGGCACGCCTTTGCAAGAAAATTTTATCAATCAAGATTTTTGGATTAACGGGCAACTTATCGTCGTGGAAAACGTGCCGGCAGGGGTATGTCCAAGCTGCGGGGAAAAAGTGGTTACCGCAGAGGTTGGCGAATGGATCGCGGAGCTGATCAAAAGCTCGGAGCGAATTGCCAAAGCCCCACGGATTTCCGTGCCTGCGATTAAATTTGAGGCGGAAGGAGTAGCCGCATAAGCTGGGCGAAGCTTCACTTTTTCATTTAAAACAATTCTTCGTACAAAGCTTTTTGTTCCACGCTGACCCACCGTGTTTGCGTTTCCCCGTCATGTTGAAAATTGTACAACATGATCCGCCCTTGCTGCTGCAACTGATTCAAATATTCCTCCAGCTTTTCATCACACCGTTCCCGCAACTCCTCGGTTGTCGCATCGCCCAGCACATTAATGATCTCCAGCAAATCCTCGGCATTTCGCGCGCGGCGCTGGGGATCGCGATATTGCCAGTATTTCTCGGCGTTTTCCACCAGCTCTGGAGAAATGATCGCCGGCACCGGGCCGCTGTTGAGCGCTTCGTGCAGCAGCTCGCGATTCACTTCCATCGCCGCCGCATGTTGTGACAGGCGCACTTCGTTGAAGTCGTACATGTAATTCGCCAGAAAATTGTACAGCAGATTGCCGGTGAAAGGCGAGGGAACCTCGGTCTGCACGAAGTGAACTGCAATTTTGCCAGCGTGAATATCCGCAATCACCCGCTTCAAGCTTTCCAAATCCAGCGCGTCGCGCAGGCAGTCGCGATAGGTTTCGATGATGAGCGGGAAGTCGTCGTATTTGCGCACGGCTTGCAGGAGATCCGCGGCGCGCAGGCGTTGCTGCCATAGCGGCATGCGGCGCTTCGGCGAGGTGCGCGGCAGCATCAGCGCGCGGGCGGCATTATACCGAAAACGGATGGCGAAGGGAGGCGTGGTGCTCAAGGCTTTCAAATTGCGTTCCTCGATTTCTTCGGGCGTGAGCGAGAGCAACTGCTCAAGGGCGGGTGGGCGATCGGTATCGATAAAGCGCAGCATCAAGCCGTCGTCGTCAAACTGGCTTTGCACTTCGACGCCGGTGAGTTCTTCCATTTTGTTCTGTAACGCAAAAGCCCACGGCGCATTGACTTTGCCGCCAAAAACCGAATGCACAAACAAGCGCGGATCGCCGATTTCGTCATAAAACTGCTCGACGATGATTTGTTGATCGGTCGGCAGCGTGCCGGTGCTGTCGATTTGCTTGTCAAAATGCGCCAGCAGATTTTCGGCGGACCAGCGATCCATCGCAAAATTTTCCATCAACCAATTCAACGCCTCGGGCAAAACCATGCGCTCCTGTACTTTGCGCCGAAACGCACCGACGCGCAAGCCGGTTTCGTAATCACGATAAAAAGAGTCGCCGCGCCAGAAGGGAGGGCGCGGGCGTTCGGCATGAGCCGGCGTCACCCAAAAGCGATCATGCTCGATACTGGTGATGCGCCACTCCGACGAGCCGAGATAAAAAATATCGCCGACTTTCGACTCGAACACAAATTCTTCTTCCATCTCACCGACTTTGATGTTGGTGTCGGCAATGTACACGCCGTAGTAGCCGCGGTCGGGAATGGTGCCGCCGTTCATGATCGCCGCGTGCCGCGCGCCGCGCCGCGCAATGAGGCGATTGTTGACACGATCCCACGCAATTTTCGGGCGCAGTTCGCGCATGTCTTCCGAGGGATATTTCCCGCTCAACATGTCGAGCACACTTTCGAACAAACTGCGCGAGAGCTGGCGATAGCAATACGATTGGCGCACGAGCTGATAAAGCTCATCGGGATTCCACTCATCGACGCTGACGGCGGCGACGATTTGCTGGGCGAGCACGTCGAGACAATTTTCCGGCACGTGGGTTTCTTCAATCGCCGCGTCAAACATGCCGCGGGCGATCATCGCCAAGTCCCCGATGTCGTGGCGAAAGAGCGGGAAGAAACGGCCTTTGCTGGTGGCAGAGATGAGACGGCCGCTGCGGCCGACGCGTTGCATGGCACGGCTGACGGATTTCGGCGAGCCGAGTTGGACGACGCAATCAATCGAGCCGATGTCGATGCCCAGCTCGAGTGAAGAAGTCGCGGCCAATGCGCGCAGCGCGCCGCGTTTGAGCTTGTCTTCCATTTCGAGCCGGACTTCTTTGGAGAGACTACCGTGATGCGCTTGCACCAATTCTTCGGCAGACTGCGTTTGCCGGTGATGCCAGTCATTCAGCCGCTTGGCAATTTTCTCGGCTTGTGCGCGCATGAGCGTGAAGATCAGCGTGGTGCGATGTTGCTGAATCAGCCCGTAAAGTTTTTCCGTGATTGCCGGCCAGATGCTGTCATCGGGCAAATTGCCATAATCTTCCACGGCGCTGATAATTTTGAGATCGACGTCTTTTTTCTGGCCGCAGTCGATGATTTCAACGGGGCGGTCCGAAGGCGGTGAGTCCGAAGTCCGAGATCTCGAATTTTGGCCGCCGAGGAAAGCAGCGATTCTTTCAAGCGGCCGTTGCGTCGCGGAGAGGCCGATACGGACGAAATCTTTTCGGCAGAGATGCGCCAGCCGTTCGAGCGAGAGGGAGAGATGCACGCCGCGTTTCTGGCCGCACAGGGCGTGGATTTCATCGACGATGACGTATTTGACGGTGCGATACATTTCCCGTGCGCGCTCGGAGGTGAGCATGATGAACAGCGATTCCGGCGTGGTGATGAGAATGTGCGGCGGGCGCT contains these protein-coding regions:
- a CDS encoding nucleotidyl transferase AbiEii/AbiGii toxin family protein, with the translated sequence MTFGINIDNLLDIACNKFSALFDRHEAKDFVDVYFLCQEFMPFDELFAHTQKKHVGLDEYWMARALENVSLVEKLPRMLKPLDLPTLRQFFEEQLARLMKRIEGNS
- a CDS encoding DEAD/DEAH box helicase, with translation MDHNPATSNEQPVANFHPAVSAWFTQTFGKPSPPQERGWPEIAAGKNVLILAPTGSGKTLAAFLWCINDLLEQSLATDKDTFEKNYLGGIHTLYISPLKALNNDVEKNLQAPLTGIRETAMQMQVDLPQIRVLVRTGDTPSEMRQKMLKRPPHILITTPESLFIMLTSERAREMYRTVKYVIVDEIHALCGQKRGVHLSLSLERLAHLCRKDFVRIGLSATQRPLERIAAFLGGQNSRSRTSDSPPSDRPVEIIDCGQKKDVDLKIISAVEDYGNLPDDSIWPAITEKLYGLIQQHRTTLIFTLMRAQAEKIAKRLNDWHHRQTQSAEELVQAHHGSLSKEVRLEMEDKLKRGALRALAATSSLELGIDIGSIDCVVQLGSPKSVSRAMQRVGRSGRLISATSKGRFFPLFRHDIGDLAMIARGMFDAAIEETHVPENCLDVLAQQIVAAVSVDEWNPDELYQLVRQSYCYRQLSRSLFESVLDMLSGKYPSEDMRELRPKIAWDRVNNRLIARRGARHAAIMNGGTIPDRGYYGVYIADTNIKVGEMEEEFVFESKVGDIFYLGSSEWRITSIEHDRFWVTPAHAERPRPPFWRGDSFYRDYETGLRVGAFRRKVQERMVLPEALNWLMENFAMDRWSAENLLAHFDKQIDSTGTLPTDQQIIVEQFYDEIGDPRLFVHSVFGGKVNAPWAFALQNKMEELTGVEVQSQFDDDGLMLRFIDTDRPPALEQLLSLTPEEIEERNLKALSTTPPFAIRFRYNAARALMLPRTSPKRRMPLWQQRLRAADLLQAVRKYDDFPLIIETYRDCLRDALDLESLKRVIADIHAGKIAVHFVQTEVPSPFTGNLLYNFLANYMYDFNEVRLSQHAAAMEVNRELLHEALNSGPVPAIISPELVENAEKYWQYRDPQRRARNAEDLLEIINVLGDATTEELRERCDEKLEEYLNQLQQQGRIMLYNFQHDGETQTRWVSVEQKALYEELF
- a CDS encoding nucleotidyl transferase AbiEii/AbiGii toxin family protein codes for the protein MADTPNILTPLQRRFLDAFSRTELTKDFFLTGGTTLAHFYLQHRFSEDLDFFTEVPGAVSRVRPILDSIANALSGSLKIRREYDIRHQY
- a CDS encoding YgiT-type zinc finger protein; this translates as MKTQKNNYNYGECEICGTPLQENFINQDFWINGQLIVVENVPAGVCPSCGEKVVTAEVGEWIAELIKSSERIAKAPRISVPAIKFEAEGVAA